Proteins co-encoded in one bacterium genomic window:
- a CDS encoding S41 family peptidase: MQHPSRAASKSRAALLIAVVLVSTLAGTTLTVHAATGSLVLSAIDVLDRNYVDPIHQTDLLNAAIATLRQQTHTGAAVLPDIPPTAGSMDARQQFLTEFDRAAQTGVEPRDQLAYDATAGMLASLHDSHVYYMDPNRFQENRQSLQGAPGFSGIGIMITGQQDSAGTHWVFVENVFPGSPAEMAGLRRFDKIVAVGATSLRDGNVQQASQLIRGPAGTPVVLTIERAGIPQQVTVTRAAIQTHPVTAQFVEPGVAYVRLFEFSKGSAREMRNQLLDLGQQGQIRSVILDLRGNPGGLISEADGVASLFLPGGTAIARVIDRQSNSVLRTMGGSPFAAVPLVVLTNGGSASGSEIVTAAFKDLRRAQIVGEKTAGALGGAIDVALPEGGMSVTVERITSPQGHVVEAIGIAPDVQVSLGESDMEQGVDPQLQAALRAAGAVGLQR; encoded by the coding sequence ATGCAACACCCGTCCCGCGCGGCATCGAAGAGTCGAGCCGCTCTCCTGATCGCCGTCGTTCTCGTTTCTACGCTCGCCGGCACGACCCTCACGGTTCACGCCGCGACCGGCTCGCTCGTGCTGTCCGCGATCGACGTGCTCGACCGCAACTACGTCGACCCGATCCACCAGACCGACCTGCTGAACGCCGCGATCGCGACGCTGCGCCAGCAGACGCATACCGGCGCGGCGGTCCTTCCGGATATCCCTCCGACCGCCGGCTCGATGGACGCGCGGCAACAGTTCCTCACGGAGTTCGACCGCGCCGCCCAGACCGGCGTCGAGCCCAGGGACCAGTTGGCGTACGATGCGACGGCGGGCATGCTGGCGTCCCTCCACGACAGCCACGTCTACTACATGGATCCCAACCGGTTCCAGGAGAACCGGCAGTCCCTACAGGGCGCGCCGGGATTCTCCGGCATCGGCATCATGATCACGGGACAGCAGGATTCGGCCGGGACGCACTGGGTCTTCGTCGAGAACGTCTTCCCGGGGTCCCCCGCGGAGATGGCGGGCCTCAGGCGGTTCGATAAGATCGTCGCGGTCGGCGCCACCTCGCTGCGGGACGGGAACGTCCAGCAGGCGAGCCAGCTGATCCGCGGCCCGGCCGGCACGCCGGTCGTGCTCACGATCGAGCGGGCGGGCATCCCGCAGCAGGTCACGGTGACCCGCGCGGCGATCCAGACGCATCCGGTGACGGCGCAGTTCGTCGAGCCGGGCGTCGCCTACGTGCGGCTGTTCGAGTTCAGCAAGGGCTCGGCGCGCGAGATGCGCAACCAGCTGCTGGACCTCGGGCAGCAGGGCCAGATCCGCTCGGTCATCCTCGACCTGCGCGGCAACCCGGGCGGCCTGATCAGCGAGGCCGACGGCGTGGCGAGCCTCTTCCTGCCGGGCGGCACAGCGATCGCCCGGGTGATCGACCGGCAGTCGAACAGCGTGCTGCGGACGATGGGCGGGTCGCCCTTCGCCGCCGTGCCGCTCGTCGTCCTAACGAACGGCGGCAGCGCCTCCGGCTCGGAGATCGTGACGGCCGCGTTCAAGGATCTCCGCCGGGCGCAGATCGTGGGTGAGAAGACCGCGGGCGCGCTCGGCGGCGCGATCGACGTCGCGCTGCCGGAAGGCGGCATGTCGGTGACGGTGGAGCGGATCACAAGCCCGCAGGGACACGTGGTGGAAGCGATCGGCATCGCGCCGGACGTGCAGGTGTCGCTCGGGGAGTCGGACATGGAGCAGGGCGTCGACCCGCAGCTGCAGGCGGCGCTGCGAGCGGCGGGAGCGGTCGGCTTGCAGAGATAG
- a CDS encoding aspartate/glutamate racemase family protein, with the protein MPHIVYLESVTGYSDAENGRRLDLLRSHLRPGFTIELLKAPGGPAILERPRDFEQAGRAALAAVSELRPARCRAVISAGAVDPGLEELRAASAVPVIGPGEASMFLARLVAKRLVILTVEPAVPAAFEMIARVPARPETVIVHRLATTVRKILADLDAGRRFMRDEAAAAVREHRADALYLGSMTQGSLGVTGDLRAEFGIPVLDPMPISLYAAQEAAAALGP; encoded by the coding sequence ATGCCGCACATCGTCTACCTCGAGTCCGTTACCGGCTATAGCGACGCCGAGAACGGTCGGCGCCTCGATCTCCTCAGGTCACACCTCCGCCCCGGATTCACGATCGAGCTGCTGAAGGCGCCCGGCGGCCCGGCCATTCTCGAGCGTCCGCGAGACTTCGAGCAGGCGGGGCGCGCCGCGCTCGCGGCCGTCTCCGAACTCCGTCCTGCCCGATGCCGCGCCGTCATCTCAGCCGGCGCCGTCGATCCGGGACTGGAAGAGTTGCGTGCCGCCTCCGCCGTCCCGGTGATCGGCCCGGGCGAAGCGTCGATGTTCCTCGCGCGCCTCGTCGCGAAGCGTCTCGTCATCCTGACCGTCGAGCCGGCGGTCCCCGCGGCGTTTGAGATGATCGCGCGCGTGCCGGCGCGGCCCGAGACGGTGATCGTTCACCGGCTTGCGACGACCGTGCGGAAGATCCTGGCCGACCTCGACGCCGGACGGCGCTTCATGCGCGACGAGGCGGCCGCCGCCGTCCGCGAGCACCGCGCCGACGCGCTCTACCTCGGCTCGATGACGCAGGGGAGCCTCGGCGTCACCGGCGACCTCCGCGCGGAGTTCGGTATCCCGGTCCTCGACCCGATGCCGATCTCGCTGTACGCCGCCCAGGAAGCGGCGGCCGCGCTCGGCCCGTAG